Proteins co-encoded in one Fusarium musae strain F31 chromosome 3, whole genome shotgun sequence genomic window:
- a CDS encoding hypothetical protein (EggNog:ENOG41~CAZy:GH3), protein MWSSLLLLGGVSLSIANPIVRQDANPPYRNKTLCLDKRVDDLMSRMSLEDKAGQMFHGRTVVVNNTFDETIEEFVTGKRITHYVLSGGVNDVRGVANWYNKLQRLAMSTPLGIPITISSDPQHGWTDENAVSVVAQGFSRWTEPLGLAALRSPELVRQFAEIAREEYVAVGIRQALHPQVDLATEPRWGRITGTMGEDANLTSALMVEYIKGLQGDKIGPNSVIATTKHFPGGGPMEDGEDSHFEWGKNQTYPGNNRDYHLIPFKAAIAAGTRQMMPYYSRPINTSWEEVAFGFNKGVVNDLLKKELGFDGIVVTDWGIVTTRFWGLEDQTELERARRVLEAGCDIFGGETKPELIIELVNKGFIPEARIDESVRKLMKEKFELGLFDNPFVDVDKAERIAGNDYFSRLGNETQRRAFTLLTNKDDVLPLPLSALNAKFYIEGIEPEVMESRNLSVVENPEDADYAFLRLASPFKPTTAPGLPAMINNGSLEFNTTEKARQAKIYATLPTVVDIRLNRPAAVPEVAEQAVALFGSYGSSHDAFLDVVFGTDGWGPEGRLPFDLPVSQEAADAQKEDVPFDVEALFKFGHGLRYKDTCDST, encoded by the exons ATGTGGTCCAGTCTTCTCCTCCTGGGAGGCGTCTCTTTGAGCATAGCCAACCCAATTGTCCGACAAGATGCCAATCCTCCTTACAGAAACAAGACTCTATGTCTTGACAAGCGTGTTGATGACCTCATGTCTCGCATGTCCCTCGAGGACAAGGCAGGTCAGATGTTCCACGGCCGTACCGTGGTTGTCAACAACACATTTGACGAGACCATTGAGGAGTTTGTTACTGGCAAGCGCATCACTCATTACGTTCTCAGCGGCGGTGTCAATGATGTTCGAGGTGTTGCAAATTGGTATAACAAGCTACAGAGGCTGGCGATGAGCACACCCCTTGGTATCCCTA TCACAATTAGCAGTGATCCACAGCACGGGTGGACAGACGAGAATGCTGTCTCCGTTGTAGCACAGGGTTTCTCTCGATGGACTGAGCCTCTTGGTCTCGCTGCGCTACGATCCCCTGAGCTGGTCCGTCAGTTCGCTGAGATCGCACGTGAGGAGTATGTCGCTGTTGGTATCCGACAGGCACTGCACCCTCAAGTCGACCTAGCTACTGAGCCACGTTGGGGACGTATCACCGGTACCATGGGAGAAGATGCCAACCTCACCAGTGCCTTGATGGTTGAGTACATCAAGGGTCTTCAGGGTGACAAGATCGGGCCCAACTCGGTCATCGCCACCACTAAGCATTTCCCCGGCGGTGGCCCAATGGAGGATGGAGAGGACTCTCACTTTGAATGG GGCAAGAACCAGACTTACCCTGGCAACAACCGAGACTACCACTTGATCCCCTTCAAGGCCGCCATCGCAGCTGGTACCCGTCAAATGATGCCCTACTACTCTCGTCCCATCAACACCTCATGGGAAGAAGTCGCCTTTGGCTTCAACAAGGGCGTCGTCAACGATCTCCTCAAGAAAGAGCTCGGCTTCGACGGTATTGTCGTTACCGACTGGGGTATCGTGACCACCCGATTCTGGGGTCTTGAAGACCAGACCGAGCTTGAGCGCGCTCGTCGTGTTCTCGAAGCTGGATGCGATATCTTTGGTGGCGAGACCAAGCCCGAGCTTATTAttgagcttgtcaacaaGGGTTTCATCCCAGAGGCTCGAATTGATGAATCTGTTCGCAAGCTTATGAAGGAGAAGTTTGAACTGGGCCTTTTCGATAATCCCTTCGTTGATGTCGACAAGGCTGAGCGCATTGCTGGAAACGACTACTTCAGCCGTCTTGGAAACGAGACACAGCGTCGTGCATTCActcttctcaccaacaaggatgatgtcctgcctcttcctctgtcCGCTCTCAACGCCAAGTTCTATATTGAAGGGATTGAGCCTGAGGTCATGGAATCCCGCAATCTCAGCGTCGTCGAGAACCCAGAGGACGCAGACTACGCATTCCTCCGCTTGGCCTCACCCTTCAAGCCCACCACAGCTCCAGGTCTTCCCGCGATGATCAACAACGGCAGTCTCGAGTTCAACACGACAGAAAAGGCTCGTCAGGCCAAGATCTACGCGACGCTCCCAACTGTCGTTGACATCAGACTCAACCGACCTGCTGCGGTACCTGAAGTCGCTGAGCAGGCTGTTGCGCTATTTGGTAGCTACGGTAGCAGCCACGATGCATTCCTAGATGTTGTCTTTGGAACGGATGGTTGGGGGCCTGAGGGCAGATTGCCATTTGATCTGCCCGTGTCTCAGGAGGCTGCCGATGCGCAGAAAGAGGACGTGCCTTTTGATGTGGAGGCGCTGTTTAAGTTTGGCCATGGATTGAGGTATAAGGATACGTGTGATAGTACATAG